TCAGCAACTAAGGGCAATGATATAgatgctctatcatccacatttgcagtagtatattacatccctcaaagaaacctcctccggttttgcaaatagtGAGTGCACGGAAAATATCTGCTATTATCATTGGTGCCAGAGTGTTGTTTTCTTGcttgagcaaagtactgacgaccccagcgatttgtatgttaattttcccatcctttttagggaacaccagaaaacccagaaaggctatcataaaagcaataCATCTATGCCTCTCCCATTTCAACCGGCTTTCCCCACTGCAAATCTtactctcgggattgttgaaccctcccagaTGACCGTACCAGTCATACAgaaatgccaaactacaaaacccttttgaTAGCTCTGGGTTATGTACCGTTCTGCGGATCTTTACGATGTCTAGGAACTTGTGTATggtcacggtccttggtgcaatgagATATTGTTCTTTCATAGGGATTTTAGGACATCCAATGTACCCTGCCAACTCCTCcagtgtcggggtgagctcaaagtctgagaagtgaaatacattgtgtgccgagtcccaaaatgaaattaaagcccTGATAATGTCCCCTCGTGGATCGATGTCCAGCAATCCAACCAAATTTCCCAAGTATATTTTGACTGTATCTCGCCCTAATTCTTCTAAGTtgttccaccacatgcgtaagcccaaaggaactttgtttataatggcctcagatgaactcttactcgtgctcattctgcacatttattaaggtgattttagacgaaagcaaaaaaaaaatctttattttgactccaaacattttccgttttttttttttgaaagaaacaatatatgtatatatatacatgtgtatatatatatatatatatatatatatatatatatatatattattatatatCATTATTGGCAAAAAacggggagttggacccgataggggttgcctacgtatcccacatccggtgagaatcaaaccgacgtagttcgggcaagAAAATTATCACGGGTTTTTCTCAAAATTGAAAATATTTGGACATTGCTTTTTCttaagtgagaaaatatttttttttcatttatttatttatttttcaaaattcccgTTATCAcccgccggtcaacatgcaagttcgaagcaAATTAAATGCGCTAACAGACAAGATGCCacaagatggtctttttgttccaggttgctattcctagacgggcccaacccctgtgttgagccccctaagtcaaatgcaacgtgatgcaaataagcgttttcctactagggatccggcatgaagttatgttttactaagcttcaaactgggctttgttctagacctggcttacacgagcggacaactcgagttgaggagggggctacgtaccggggacccgcggggtcgtccggctttgtaacttatccgagcctctttctacttgggtatgacactaacagaatagggagtctcgaccagcgagcttctcctcggaggtaagaagagaagggtttcggcacaatttatatacagttcagataatatcaaagcggtaaaagcatcatttagcacactaagcatatatcatgtaacagaatcagataaaaccaaatataacaattcatctaagctcgaatttctaaccctgaaccagtggctCTGGGTccgatatccccagcagagtcgccagagttgtcacacctcctttttccgccccagGGAgtggcgtaggagttttttccaattaaaggacaatcaaaacgagatttatttatttatttcagagtcgccacttgggagatttagggtgtcccaagtcaccaatttaatcccgaatcgaggaaaagaatgactccatattacagtctgcgtaccagaaatccggataaggaattctgttaacccgggagaaggtgttaggcattcccgagttccgtggttctagcacggtcgctcaactgttatattcggcttgattatctgattttatacaaatatgaacttatgtgcaaattttatcttttaaccgctttattattattgtttttaaaagaaatatgaacatcgcttaaaacacgtctttggactgcgttacatgaaatgcacccacaatccggaacacgttttatttgatgttttgggatttggattcgggtcacatgaaatgcacacccaggcttaagaaagtaaaatattaaacacgcgcctaaagagactatcgcgttattattttggggaagaccgtgaaattcgctaaacggtccttccgaattctaattaaaccatacattttgtgagggccccgcaatctatacgttttatttggcgaggctcgtctcatttttatttttaaaggataaacctacaatgactatattttctattaagttcgtctctaaaataaaagaaaatctcttaattatttacatgctgaaaaacgtaacttattagttattagtttacggctaatgcgaatggaaaattgcgatcgagtttgtacaaagaaaaactgctttcattttatattctgttattcaataatactagaacatgagattgaccataatatcaaaacagattaattattctccgattaatttaaactaacattattagatgaagaaagtatacatatgcaacctcattattcattaatcattcaactacatctttatacgaagaaagaaaaattatattcaaccacaaatctaaacaggaggaattcaacaggaacaaagcctgattaatatttcattttttgcttcaagccgagattgtacaaatgtgtacctggaaacagcagtacaagaacaaaagaaggagaagtcagcagcagtaataacacagcaacagcagattcagcaacatcgcaaaccagtacagtaggaatagcagaaaacccaggagactataaacgactccaagtatagtgaagaagtaaaaggcaggaaggttctgactatttcagaagATGTTCTAAACCACAAacagcaaaaaaaataaaaataactatgCTAAGTTCAGACTGCAATTCTTCTTATGCTCTTATTCATGCTCCAAATTCATCATTACACCAGTGaaattagaatgtgtacctggatgttggacaATAAGAATGAGAAGAAGAATAATATCAGCAGCAGGCAACCAGACAGCAGTAATACAACAACAATAAATAGCGACAGCAGTTCCACAACAATGACGAACCCACAGGTGGTCGAGCAATCAACCaccaatcccagaacagagtagtaaACCAGCAGAAAAACCCAGAATATCCAATGCAATAGTGACAGCAATTCAATAATCACAACAAACTCAACAAACAACCAACAACAGCTTCAATAACAATTAGACCAAACTTAATCAACAGCGTACAGAAGCCCAGATTACAGTAGTACTCTCACAGGGAAATCAGAATACCCTAACGAGATAGTAACAGACCAAACCTTTAGAACTAAATAGTTTTGTTCTTCTCTGAACACTCTATAATTTTCCAGTCTATGCTCTTAATACTCACTGACTTGTTCCAGTCCCCCCTTCTAATTCAGAACTattttttttctcccttttttagCTTGTGTCCTCCTCTATTTATCCTAGCATCAGCCCATTCAAAACAGTCTGTTAGACCATTCAAACCCCCTCCCATGTTCTCCTACTGTTATTCCACTCAAAGATAAAATAAAAcccttcccatgagattcccctgacaaaactattttcattattaaaatgctttatcattttattaaactaaaccAAATATGGGCAGCATGAATGtatcctgacagcacatgctgtccaattgaCCCTAATTCATTAAAGAACTACAAATTGCCATGCTTTTCTGATTTCCAGCCATTAAAGACACTCAATATATCATTAATTCCACTATTGGTCAATTAATTCCATTAGTTGAATCAATGTTTTAGTACCTTATTGTCAGCTCATCTTGCCTTTAAGCATTTCAGAATTTTATAACCCCAAACCAAACCTTTAAAACCCCTGACCATTACTGTTTTATCCCAACTTCAACAAAAAATGAGATTCTGAACTTATGGGAGTTCAAATTCAACAACTATCTTAACTGAATTCCAACTATTGTATTATAGCTaacaaaccattcacagatagTTTTCAAACAACCAGCTAatcgacaatggttcgatcaaATCATATGAAGTTATCAGGAATCAGGACATATGAACATTCAGTCCTATGAAACTAttcgacgacgtttatctaatcgactatattAATTATAACGTAGAACAATCAGTCGATTAAACAAATAATACAAATAGGGCATGAACTGTTCTTGACAAATTTGCACGATACAGGGAAAAACCAGGCATTATTGATTCGACGATGTTAATCATattgaaatatgtatactacTATACGGATTCATCACAACAGAAtaaacaaatcaaccaaatagaaggtcttatggagatgaagaacaactgacaacagaaatcccaaaataaacaaacaaactaaataaaaaatgcagaaaaacTAATCTAGACTAAAATAGATAACAAAAGGGAGAAGTGAACAAACCAGAAAAGTTTTAACACGGATGACCCAGGTCCGAGCttgatttgcccatttgaggtcggacaaatcctaaccgaggtgttctcgaacgagaacacttcgattaggatCTACTAGACCCCAAACCTCCGTTTATATCCAAACAGACCCCacaaattcttgtgttctagggttcgattcttcagatttggggttttgggatttgtgggtagattcggaccaaaccaagcctggtttggtcacgagggaggtcaggggagtgtctagtgtggatttgggttggtttggtgtaggttgaggtccggctcgaatctttaaatgaagattcgagatggtggggaaggattcgagacccacggttagtggatctgtgttcagggggttgaggtggtcctagggtgttaaggtggtggtcgcCGGCATCCTTGCCACCGAGtttatggtgaggggaaagggggcggcgctagggtttgagaggaggggGCTCTAGGACGATGGTGAATAGTGGGTGAAGAGGGAGGGtctggtttggggcgtggggtgttaggttaggtttatatatgggatgggtggtttaatcctggccgttggatcaatcaaaattgatggccaggattggggaaGCTTAACAATACAGTATCGTTTGGTTGAGTAGGGGGTCGGTTTAagacgggaatgggtcgggtcatgagggaagccaaagaccgttggatcaatgtagatgaacggctcagatcaatttTGCCCAAAACGGCGTCGTTCCGACCTAGTAGGGGCtgcattggaccgtttgattgcaacgaatcaacggctcagattgaggcgcagatacggcgtcgtttgggttgtgcctgggcagcctgtgtttggactgggtctgtgttttggttttgggcctaattttggggcccaatccgattttttcacaactctcttcttttctttagttaccaaaattaaacaaaactcctaaataaattgtaaaatcaaaaataaaataaaattacacacatattagttatcacctataataattaacacacaatttaaCATTAAATAAAAAATCACTCCATGTCCAGAGACACATATGcatatattttgattttcttttaaccaaattatggttaattaattactaaatgtgccattaattcctaaatgcatgcaacatgtatttttgtatttttgtttacgGACAGAACGATTATCAAAACGTCACGcatattctcaaaattgtaccccaaggaaaatctttttatttttttgaattttttgggagtaattctcatagggagcaaaaatcacgtgcttacatcagacattttgaacttttttggaattgagagtggagcagcacttggcttccaagattgttgcgaatatctatccatatctacccctttgattatgggcggcaccccgggtatctgctttatgcgctcactttgctccttgagctgtttctgcaaggttagtactaaattttgtaaatcagaattaattacattacccGGTTCTCTCTCATGTGATTCACTAGGAGTTGCACCGCTGCTtgagttaacaagcccggaacgagggttttccaaagtgttattatttggagtaggtgtgggtattgcaacaggtaactggttaacaagtGTCTCAACAACTTTGTTGACCTGAGAAGcaattaatttctgcaaagcttcatcaacagcttcagcattttcaaattgagcatgctcgtttatttgagacccatcaggagtaccctcacgagattgcCGTGGAGAGTCTCGTGGAGTAGGAACTTGAGTGTTAATATTCTGTGGATCTCCCTGattttgttggttctcttggtttccttgagtgttgtcattgttgttcgacataattgatgcaacaaggaaagttaagtgaaaagaaaatagattatcaatTTTTCGGTAACGAAACCAAtttatttaaccaaaaaatgaaataagtacacgggttactgataatcaaaagaatgtataaaaggaagtaatttaggtagcaagagagtaatcaagagaaaaacaagtaaaccaaagtttattccaatagtgtttcgtgtccttacaattgatcagatatctcccttttatagatatctcggagatatacgttttgcccaaatcataatgagactattatgaataattaaagacattgaatgctacgttacataatcattacattcaatacaaattttctaacgtattacacatttaatgcctattaaatgtcgtatctgcactcttttctattgtcagattcattccttttgattctcagacataaatgacttagataggtacgggcgctgagttatttgaataactGTCTGTGCCTCTTCCTCTGtcatttgctcgtatctgttgcaactcgtgcctcttggctagttaTAATTCTTAgactatttgaccagtctacgtgtctcaacacgtcacctttatatttaaatataattttttccaatacatTTATCTGTCTTTTCCAGAGTAAAATCCTTTTCCCTTATCCTTGCCCAAATATATCCAAGACTAGCAATTTAAAACGATTACCAGATGACAAGAATAGTTTGTATCAAGTGTTGACTTTTCATATTTGAGAGCATTGAGTCATGAACCAAATCAATCCCTAGATTCACATTCTGTATTTCTACACTATCTATTAAAAGCTCCGTCTAAGTATGACAGCTTAGACCGTGACTGCTACTCAGTCTTGTCACAACAATTCAAACCTGCCAAAACCTAATTAGCTTGTTCTCTTTTGACTCATCGCCTTCATTGAGGGAACTGACGTTCAGCTCCAAACattttctttctaatttttttatttttattttttgagaaAGGTTGCCCCCCAAGATAAGAAAAAAGTGAAATAATAGAAACCAGTAAAGTGGAGtaataatttttgtaaaattgaaaCCTTGCTTCACTTGGTGTGCGTGTAATACACCAATAAGCTACAATTCTTCCAATTCCAATTTCATTAATTCCATCTTTCGTTTAAATATTTGTTTTCTTAAAATTTAGTTTGTGCAAGTAGAGGGGCAAAAGTGCACAGTACCGTCACGttataaaatgataaaattttgttttttagttatgattaattaatatatattcatactttttaaaaaattattcaaCATAATAAATTAGCACCCGTTTGGACCTaagaaaattttccttttttttcaaaaaaaaattcacttttttccgaaatcaacatttgttcataaaattttcaattttcacttaaaaatatattttaaaaattctCGAAATTTTGAAAAACCCCAAATAGCAGTTTTTCggaattttcactcaaatcattcacaaaacttaaaaattaaccCAAAACTATATTCATGtacaaacacaactctaaatttcaaatatcattttcaatTGAAAAAATTTTCAccctattttaaaattttataattcttatgtccaaacgcccacatAGTATAATTTGGAGTAAATATTTGATACCAATACGATTTATACCAAGGAACACCAACTAGCAAAAAATTCACCGTGACGCGCGTGGGGTAAAAAGGTCTACTTCAACTTTAGAGCTGTTAGTTAATATAGGGGTGTGGCGTTTGCTGCTTTTTGGTCATTGCTTAGAGAAGGGAGAATCAGAGTTTTCAGTACACTTTTATAATATCCATAGGCATACCTTGGAATATAGAGTGTCCCTAGCAAAAGGGCAAACAAAGGTGAAGTAATACTGTAATAAAGAATAGTTCCCCCTCTTCTCTCTGTCCTTACATCTCTGTCCCTCTTGTCGCTTTTTAGATATctgggcttttttttttttttttttttgcttttttcttcTGGACCATTTCTGTTTCTTAACACTTCATACCAGTATCTCTTTGAATCCTCATACCCCACTGTCCTAATCCATAAAGCAAGCCCATTTCAGTCCCCTTTAAAGGACCTTCTACATTCCTTAAATTCTTACTTTAATATTGTTCCAGTTGAGTacaagaaaataagaaaataacttTGAACTCTCAAGAGTTCTTCAATCTTCAAGATTCTACTGGTGATAATGGATGTAAGCTGTCATTGGCATTTCAAAGCTTTTTCCTTTTTTGGGTAGGAAAATTAATCTTTTATGATTCTGATTTGTGGGTATTTTTTTTAGGAGAGCAATTATTACTTCATGAGGAGGAGCCATGTTCCAGCATTTGGTTGCTGGGACTGTAACGATAATGAATTCCCAATTCCTTTCACACAGTGCTTTGAATCAGCTAGGCAAGCTGGTTTGCTTCGATATAGCTACTATGAAGACCCTGATTTGTACGTCGCTGGCGATCTTTACCAGAACGATATTGTCACTCCTACCATGATCGTCGTTCCTCGTCGTAAGGTAATTATTAATTACTGTTAGATACTAATATCCAGTATGTACTGTACATCCATCTTTAGAGAGGTGAATAAGAGACATAACATGTGAAAGCATTCAATGGTTTTTGTTTTTCTACTTCACGTGCATGTTTTCTCAATATTACACCTACACATTTTAATTTATCTCTTTCAATGCATATATATCGTTCAAAGTGAAGTAGTATTACTTCGTCTCTTTCAATTGATGTGATGTAGTAGTATTAGATACACTTATAAGCCCGCTCCACAAGAAATACACACTTATATAattgaaaataaataattttaaactatttattttATCATAATTTTCCTGTTTTTAAGCTACCCAAATCACATCACATGCATGTGTACGGTCATAACTTGGAAAAGTTCTCTTACTTTTTCAAATTATGTGTTCATTATACTCAgtcatataaattgaaacggagaaaTAACTTAACTTCGAGGTCAGCCTAATTATAAACTTTGACTGGCAATTTTGGCAGAGAAAAGCAGTTggaaaagaaggaagaaaggatTGTGAATATGATGATGTGAAAGAAGGAGCAAGCCCTGTTCCACCAGCTCCTCATCCTTCACCTAAAAGGGCACCCAAAGCTGTAGATGAAGATCTCTACAAGATTTCCCCAACCTTGCTCTACGCTAAGCCTAAAAGGGTATCTATGCTGTCCTCATTCTTATTTCCTCGATCTGCCACCAATTTTCTCCCCATTCTTGCCCCTAAATTGGAGGGATGGAAAATTGATTGCCTTATTATTTCTCCTGTCACATATTGCTTCAAAGTGGTGATCTTAGTTtataaaggaaaaaggaaaaaggaaaaacaagaaaaacttCTTTCTTTAAATTCTTATGCTAGCTAAAAATTTGCAGAAAGGCTTCAAGGAATTCTTTTCGAGCTGCCTGCGGCCAATTTGTGTTTCTTAAATCTGATGGAGTTCAAAGCAGCTTGCGAACAAGAGAAGATTCAGAACATATAGAGGAGGACTAGCAGTTTCATATTGAATACTAGTAGTCGATGCCTATATTCTAATAGAGAGTAGAGTATTTTCTTGGGTTTTCCTCAGTGAAAAGTGGCCACTGGCCAGCCCAAGAAGATAGTATCCAACATTATCTtgtaatataatataataatgaATAACCAAGAAGCTAGCCTTTTCTTCTCTACTCTATTTCCTGCCGTATGTTTCTTTTTGGAAGTATTTACATGTCCTTCCTGCTGAACTTTTGTAATACCATAGTGTATCAAGAAGTGGAAGTATTTTAAATATGGAttaggggtgtgtttggtataacggaaaatgttttccgtttggaaaacaagtagtaatcttatttatttttcggtgtttggtacgcaaattaaggataatgacttctcaagagtatttataaataatttagatataataaacatgaagtcataaactttcgaatcgctaaactttcaaaaccgcggaatttcgaattcgtaaactttataatttctaaacccgtaaacttccaaacgaAAAAACGAAATTCCCTTCTTTTGTGCGCGGGGGGAGGGGGGTGAaggggtagtagggtgggtggtaacggaaaaactgaaaattgaaaaaaaaaaaatggagatTGGGTGGGatgggttggtgagggtgggaAAGGTTGAGaatgagttttggaaaatgttttcccgtGTGCTTCTGCGGAGGAATCCGCTGGGTTAAGTGAGTATGTGAGGTCGGCCGCTAGGCTGCAGCGCCAAATCATGGtttctttcgagagtgtttctccgaacttttTCAACGAAACGGGCTCGAACTTATCATTTCTCTTGATaaagaaaacattttccttcaattggaggaaaatgagtttataagaaaaataatttccaaaacatttaagccaaccaaacacgaaaaaattgaaaaatattttcagaaaaatattttcttcgtGCCAAACGCACCCTAAATGTCTAAAATTTTCTTTATGAGAAAAAGTGAAGTAGGTCTGCTCTTGTCTTTATGCTGTCCTCTGCCTTTTCCTTCTATAAACTTTTTGGTGAATATGGTCAACAACGTTATTCATCAGCACTTGAATATATGAACTACTTATAGCACAATggaaattagaaattaaaagaaccCCAAATTATCTCGTCTTTTGCTAAAGTTTATTTCTTTCGAATGTTTTTTCTCTAAAAGAAG
This genomic stretch from Nicotiana sylvestris chromosome 9, ASM39365v2, whole genome shotgun sequence harbors:
- the LOC104228949 gene encoding uncharacterized protein, whose product is MDESNYYFMRRSHVPAFGCWDCNDNEFPIPFTQCFESARQAGLLRYSYYEDPDLYVAGDLYQNDIVTPTMIVVPRRKRKAVGKEGRKDCEYDDVKEGASPVPPAPHPSPKRAPKAVDEDLYKISPTLLYAKPKRKGFKEFFSSCLRPICVS